tatATGCTTATTACAGGAAAATTGAGGTAAGCTTTCTTCGAtagcaattgaaaataaaaagcatattattaatattagtcACTGAAATGCATATTGGTCAGCTGAGGGCATCATTACGAATGGACTTGGCACCAAGCAATAAAAATTGTTCAGTTTTAGTCATTGAGAATAGTTACCTTTAAATCTTTAATGATAGTTAGTTTATGCAGATTTCTAGCTGTGTTTCCCCCACTTATATGGACCATCAATCTGACATCAATGAGAAAATGAGGGCTATTCTCATTGACTGGCTCCTTGAGGTGAAAACAGAATTTCATTGTACCTTTCAAGATACATTCTAAATGTCTTAAGAGATTACTTTCATTCATCTAATAGGATTGATCATATGGACAGGTTCACTACAAATTTGAGCTTATGGATGAGACACTATTTCTCACTATAaatattgtagacaaatttcTAGAGCGGCAGGTGGTAGTAAGAAAGAAGCTTCAATTGGTCGGTGTCACAGCCATGCTATTAGCTTGCAAATATGAGGAGGTTTCGGTACCCATTGTCGATGATTTTATTCTAATAtcagataatgcttatacaaGGAAAGAAGTGCTTGATatggtaatttttttgtcttttctctTCCGATCAAAGCTAGCCCCCTCTCATGCACTGCTAACTAGCTTTGAATGTTCATATGTGCTTGCAGGAGAAACTGCTGCTGAACACTTTACAATTCAACATGTCTGTACCGACCCCTTATGTGTTCATGCGGAGATTTCTCAAGGCAGCTCAATCTGATAAAAAGGTGAGGTTCACTCGTAATCAAGTAATTTGGATCTAGAATTTTTTAGTCTTCGATATATTAAAGGTTTGTCATGCTCATGATTTCGAGCCAGCTTGAGCTTCTGGCCTTTTTCATCGTTGAGCTATGCTTGGTGGAATACAAAATGCTCAAGTTCCCCCCATCCTTGCTAGCTGCTGCAGCAATTTACACAGCTCAATGCAGCCTTTACCAGTTGAAGCAATGGACTAAAACAAGTGAATGGCTAACCAATTACCCGGAAGATCAACTTCTGTGAGCTActttacttttttgttttgcaatAACATGTATCCTCAAATATGAATCGAGCGTATTTACAGCTGATGAATTTGATAATGCTTGTCAACATAGGGAATGCTCGAGATTGATGGTAACACTCCATGAGAAGGCTGCAACCGGGAAGCTGACTGGTGTTTACAGGAAGTTCAACACATCCAAATTTGGCCATGCTGCAAAAGCTGAGCCTGCCCTGTTTCTCTTAAATAATCAGTAGTACTAGTAGCACAGTGATAGGTATTTGGTTATTTGGAGCGGTGTGTGTTTGCGTGTCCCCAGCTAATTGAGCAACAGAAGTTGCCTTGCCCCCATTGAACCTTGTTTTATTCAGTCTGACAGAGTtgtgttataattaatttaagcaGGTGCTTTGGATGTGATAGAATAAAGATTGTttctcaaataattttcattttgaagctttctttcaacttcaaatattgttttattttaaggtaaaactaaaatcttttcatcatgtgtttttttttaaccgaCACTGGCATTTACAGAGTCAGAAAGTCTTAAAAGACAATTAACGAAGCCTtgaaaatgaacaatttttttttttttcatatatcaCCTTAGTATGTTAGCATGTCTTGAATTTGACTTATCCAAATCCAGCAATGAGCACATTAAATTTGCCTTGCTTATAAACCTAACTTAACAGACATTAAATCACAGGAAAACATCATTGTATTGCTTTCGtgttgattatatatatacacgtaTATTAAATTGTAATCAATTCACAAGGAAGGATGCATGTACAGCAAAATTGCAAGCACATTCATGTTCCAATCTTGTGGCTTTGGATGTTGAGAAGTGACACTCGGGTttcaaatcaaacacattTCAAAACTTCCAGGTCCTTCAAGATATGGTGTGCATGAGTGTAGTTTCTCTAGGATGTTGCGCACATCATCAGCATTCAAAATCATCCATTTCCAACGAGAGAGTACAATGCAGCATCCGGCTTCTCGAGTTGATTGGTTGGTCCCAGCTGTATGTTTCAGGATTTGACTGGATTGAAATGTTTTGTGTCTAATATAGTGCAATATTACATTggattgtaaaaaaaaaattgaaatgtttTGTGTCTAATATAGTGCAATATTACATTggattgtaaaaaaaaaatttgcctcaaaatgattttttttttttttttactttgctCTTCCTTAGCATATCATATTTAGGAGGAGGTTTTAGCCTTAAAAAGATTAGGGTCAATTTCCCCGACGCTTGTTTTGACAATCACACAAGTGAcaatccattaatttttagaGTGCTGCTAGATATCAAAAAGAACGA
This window of the Citrus sinensis cultivar Valencia sweet orange chromosome 8, DVS_A1.0, whole genome shotgun sequence genome carries:
- the LOC102618170 gene encoding G2/mitotic-specific cyclin-2, which produces MGGLKENINACLIEGASNFQDDVRLGGSKQTMEVVQNPRRALSVINQNIWGATIRSNAINKKGLGNGVAHKPNPGLAEAVIGDVEETRDDHTVIDVEDCGDDDGAAVPMFVRHTEAFLDEIDRMDVDELEVTEDPILDIDGRDLKNPLAVVEYVDDIYAYYRKIEISSCVSPTYMDHQSDINEKMRAILIDWLLEVHYKFELMDETLFLTINIVDKFLERQVVVRKKLQLVGVTAMLLACKYEEVSVPIVDDFILISDNAYTRKEVLDMEKLLLNTLQFNMSVPTPYVFMRRFLKAAQSDKKLELLAFFIVELCLVEYKMLKFPPSLLAAAAIYTAQCSLYQLKQWTKTSEWLTNYPEDQLLECSRLMVTLHEKAATGKLTGVYRKFNTSKFGHAAKAEPALFLLNNQ